AAGGAACATTCACAACACTGACACCGTTAGTGTAAGTGTCGCCTCTTATTGAAAATTAGGTCCAGTATTCCCTATTCTGGCCTCTCCAGAGTGCATTCACCTTGCATTCGTTCCACGTGCTCAAACGTTGGAGGTACAACCGACCCCAGACTCTAGCATCCGCCACAAACACAGTCCCTCAGGTGAAACGCCTTTTCACAAATCCCTTTCTCCTACCTGGTTCCGTGGAgaattccccccccctctctctaCTCCCTTTGTCACCCACTCTACCACTTATCCAACCACTAATCACCaaatttccttccttttcccctcccctttctgTCCCTTTCCATCATTCCATCCACCATAGGTGCCATTGCTCACTACCACATTCCTTCAAATTGTGCTGTCCTCTTCCCCCACCCCTTACATCAAACAGCACGTTTTGCCTCCTATAGCACGCCAGTCTGCATTATTcgctttttctcctcccctaaaaaaaaaaaaatcattccTACAAATTAATTTTATCTTTAAACTCAGTCGCCGCTAGACCTTTAAGAAGGGATGTTGCAAGAGCGTTGCAGCGTCGGGGCGCTCCGCAACGGTGCGACGGAAACATAAGTCAAGAAAATCGTACGCCTCCTGCGATCCTAAGGCATTAGGGTCCTTTGGGATAGCATCGGGCCAACCTGTGGACATGGCGAGTTTGTTCATTATATGCATCACATTAGCCATGGGTGTCCACGGTGCACGACCCGTAATCATCTCGGCAACCGTGCACCCAGCCGACCAAATATCCGCCTTAAATGGATCGTACCCATTCTCATCCGTAATAACTTCTGGGGCCATCCAGTAAGGAGTGCCTGCAAGCGTGGATGTCGCCGCCTGCCGAAGAGTTCCATATGTGGTCATAACCTTCGCTTGGTCGAAATCGGCGAGCTTTGCTATGCCTGTGTCCATTGATATAAGCAGGTTGTCCCCCTTTATATCACGGTGAGCAACTTTATTCCGGTGCAAATATTCCAATCCAGAAAACATTTGGCGGGAATACACACGCACCACTGGGTACGGCAGATGACCATTGGGGAGAGTCTTCATGAGCGACGAAACGGAGCCGCCAGTGACAAACTCGAGATACAAGTACAAACGTTTGGGCGTGCTCTCGTTATCGATGCGGCTGTGAAGGTATCGAATGACGTTTTCATGCACCAACTTCTTGTGAACCTCCACCTCGGTGTTAGTTGGGGAATCTTCCGCCAATTCCAACTCcttaacagcaacaaactGCCCACTGGGAAGGATGCCGGCATATACTGAGCCAAAGCTCCCGCTACCAAGTTTCTTACCCATCGTTATTTGGTTCAACTCAGCCACATCCACGGAACACATGCCTGCGGGCATTTCACTTAGTCTTTTCCCGCCCTCTTCCCGGGTATGGATGggttccttttgttttcctttgtgtGAACGGCTGATTACCttattacttttcctttttggttttcACCGTAGATATGGCAAAGAAGCCAAAACAATCCTTGATGACTGTCATTTAAGCGCAGCCAGTCGCGGGCGGCCATGCACGCAGCACCAGATAAAGTAGAGGAGGGAAATCCGGTGTGAACTACGAGCAGAAGGTATCATTCAAATAGCCCGACTGAGCTGACGAAGTGAACCTGCACAAAAATTAGAAAAGGCGATTCTCACGAAGTTCCCTTAAAATAAATTGCTGTTAAGAAACGCGCGGGCATTTTATCCTTATtatatcttttctttacttatatttacccttttttttctttgttccggCGATTGTACGTAACACCTCCTTTGTCGCACCAGTGGCACTCCTATCCTCATCCCGCTCCATCCCAGGCTCTGCTATGCCACCATCATCAACACCGCCTCCCTCCGCCTCTACAATCCCTTCCCCACCGTTCATGCACTCCGGTCCCATCGACCTTTCGCGTGGACTaaatgagggaaaagaaagggaggaaaagggcAAGGCAGTAGCTTAGCGGCGTACTTCATCCGTCTTCTAGCCGCTCCTGAATCAAAGCTATCTTTCTCGCTCCCCAGTTTCTCTCATACTTTccttaacaaaaaaaaaaaagacactgcGATGTcttatcacacacacacacacggcgTTTCACTACTCCTTGCGCTTCTTCTCTAGCGAAAACGGAAGCTTGCTCGTTGTCAGCAGCAATTCGTCGGTGTATGGAGGAAGCTCTGGCGCCTTCTGCATTTTCAAGCCAGTCACAACTTCAATCTTTTTGGCTGTCACGAGCAACGTCACCTTGAAATGCCCAACTACCTCGCCGTCCTTCTCGTAGAGCACAGGGTACGGAACAACGGCACTATGTTTTACCATCTCCGATAGACCGAGGCGAGCTTTCTTCGTCTCTAAGTTGCGGAAGGCAAAAGGAAATGTTCCATATTTTGACTCAATCTCTCGCTGAAGCTCACGTGCCGACTCCATCTTCATGGTGTACTTGCTGTCCAGGGCTACCTTGAAGACGGAGGGACGAAGATCCCGCTCCTTCAGTTTGCCCTTTCCAGAGCTCATGACAATGTCCAATGTCCACACCTGCCCAGCTTCCAAAGTGTAGTCATGGACAAGATGCTCAGCCACCTTCTTTTGGGGAATACAGCGGAAGCTGTCCACAATGTAGCGCTTCAGCATGTGCGAAAGCACTCCCTCCGCGGGTGTTACGCCGTAGTGAGCAGCAGCTTTTTCGATGACCTCTGTTACCTCATACACATTTGTGCCTGGACGCATCTTGCGCACAGCAGTGTTAAGGATCTTGTAAGCAGCTGTAATTACCTTCGCTGCCTTCTCATCCGAACCAAGCTCTTTGTTTTCCGTCACCTGTACCGTATGCGCTACCTGAGCACAGTATCCATCAATGTGAATGCCCAAGTCAACGTGTACAACATCACCAAGTTGCACCACTTGTGAGGCTGCATCGTCACCGGGAGATGGGCAATTGTGCGCCACGCAGTTGTTCAGCGAAATGCAAGTGGGAAAGGCAATACCCTTCTCTGTGCCCCTAAACATCGTCCTCAACTTCTTCGCGATCGTTTCATCACCCAGTTTGCACAAGTCGTAAACCTTTGCACCAGGTACGATGGCGTCAAGAAGAACCTGCAGCGTCTCGTTACACCAGACAGCGGCCTTCTTGTACCGCATCACGACATCAGAGTTGTTGATAGTGgtatcttcttcttcctcttcggcTTGTTCATCCACGTCTTCCCATTCCTCAATCTTCCCCTCCTCACCTTCTGGCCGAGACATCGCTTATTATGGTTTGGTGATAGTGATAAAGGCACAAAATGTTTACTAACACCCGTGTGACAGATATGAGCCGTGCTCCTCAActtcaaaaaggaaaaaactgaGCAGAGGCAGGGTAGGAATAAAAGAGAACAAACAccgaaagagagaagggtcAGTGAACATAGTATCATCCACACGAAggccacaacaccaacagcaaaGTCAATGACagcaaccaaaaacaaaaaacggaCAGATACCCTGgggagaaggagggggagtCGCTCTCTTTACAACAGTTAGAGGAGGACAAGAAGTGGCACCTTCGAAAATTACCGGGGAAAGTTGCAAGGAAAGTGCAGCAGATAGGGTGGGGCCAGACCCTCTGCACATCCGATTAAGCACCAGAAGAGCCAACAGTACGCCCCTCACCACGGGGCATTATCAACAAGTGACAGCGTCCATGTTCAAAACTTGCCAGAGTACACTGAAGTGCAAGATCGTgaacatttaaaaataacaaaaaaggcgCTGCGAAACAATATCTCAAACGATGAAGGGCAAACATGACAGAACCTTGATTCAGGAATGCGGGACAATAACGTACAATGATTATTCGATATGTGTGGGTGTCCCCCATGTCGTCACCGTCGCAACTGCAGCACGGGTCGGTGCACCATGACACGTACCTCAACAGTCTGTAGCGAAAGATCACATTAGAGAAGTTCAATCAGACAAATTGTAAAGTGAGAGAATCTTAGCAACCTCATTTGTCATGAAAATTACACTCTCCCTCctcaaccaccaccactaaaaaaaaaaatacgaaaaaTGCAAGATTATCCGACAGAACAGCACCTTCAAGCCACTTCATGTGGGGGAGCGACGTATTGTGCGGCAAAGAAGATATCAAGTTCAAGGAGTGTTTACACAAAGTAAAAGGCAAACGTACATAACGCAAATCACAGCTCAAAGAGGCTGAACCCTTTCCTAATCGTATATTAAAAAGAGGAGTGCACACGACAGCATGGCTGAATGTGCCAATCAATGCAGCAAAACATTCGCTTCCCTTCCACCTCATTTCGTAATATCACCGCAGCCTTATTCTCTAATGAtttattaataataacatcCATTTCCTGAGGGGCACAAACAGTGCAGATATGTAATTTACCAACCCTTCAATGAAAACACGCAAGAATTTGTTGCTGGGACcctcaaacacaaacatgatCGACACAACGCCACTCGGTGAGCCAACGGGCACCATTGCACTGCAAAGTCAACCGAAGACCACCGGAAATCATCACAAAACTATGCACAGCGTGGACAAATGCTCCGTATCCAGTACGAAAGTTGGGAGCAGCAGTAGCAGTGCCTTCGTATTTAATCACGCCCACCCTCACCCTCTGAGATTATTCCATTCCACCGCACAATGTGTTGTCGGCATATAGCTTGACAAAACAGGACCCCATACCCTTGCCAAGTGCAGGAAGACTTTCACCAAAACAAGTAACCAGATGGGTGGCTCACGTCCCACTGTTTTAATTCAACTCCCACGTGGGTGCGATCAGCGACTCAATATCATTGTGTGAGGTCCGCAGCACAAGCGGGTTTCCATGCAACACATAAAGGCATTCTTACGTTAGACGCCCGTAAAATGAGTGGTACGGCACAAAACCACAAATTGTTCAAAAACTAGTCCACCATAAGAGTATACACAACCCAACCACGCTCTCGACCGTCAGTCATGTCTACCAGAGGTCAACcggactcaaaaaaaaaaaaaacgtcccCTCCGGTGAGGCACCCAATGTCCaggcaaaaacaagaaaaaagcacACCAAAATTATTCGAAACGATCCACATGTAAAAATGCCGCGGATCCTCACCCGAGGTTAAAAGTTGAACGCTTCATCGTCAAGTCCAGGTTTGGGAGGCAGTTGCGATCCGGCAGAATCTGATCCGGGAGGTCCTCCCCCAAAAAACAAGGTCGTAGATGAACTAGCCCGGTCCCTTCCTAGTGTAGCTGCAGAAGAAGCTCCCTCGCATCCACCAAAGCTTGTCGTACTGACACTTAACCTGCGTGCAGCACCGGCAGCATGAAATGGGTTGTGAGGCTGGCCGGTGGCGATACCCGCATACATTGCCGTCGCTGTACCCCCAGCCTCCGCCGCACTTCCTGTGCCAGTGAAGTAAGGATGCCGAAGACACTGCGTAGCTGTTAGACGGTCACTCGGGTTAAACTTCAACATCTGTTCCATTAAATCGATGGCGTTTGGTGGAGCACCAGCCAATAACTGTCGTAGTGGCGTTGGAGCCACCGTTGGAAAGCGCATATTTAGGCGACGCAAGAGCTGGTAACCTTCATCCCACTCTGCGGTAGTTGGAGCCCCAAGAATTGAACAGATCTTGAACAGTTGGTCATTACCTGACGACCCCGGAAAGAGGGGTCGGTTCAGATAAAGCTCAGCAAATATGACACCGCAAGCCCATATATCTACAGGGGAATTGTAGTGAGTGGAACGGAGGATTATTTCCGGTGCCCTGTACCACCGAGTCGACACATATTCCGTGAACGGTGGCCGAGAACGAATTTCCTTAGCTAATCCAAAGTCGGCCACCTTCACAACATCCCCCTTCGTCAGCAAATTTTCAGGTTTCAGATCGCGATGCATGAAACCGTTCTTGTGCATGGCCTGTACCGCTAAAAGAGTCTGGCACATAATGCTTCGAATTTCCCGGTCATTGAAAATGCTTTGAACACCTCCCATTTGTTCGGACCGCATCCGTTGAATCCCAAAGAGGTTCATTTCCATATACTCAAATATAAGAAAGAGTTCGTTGTTCTCGCGAACAACCTCCCTTAGCTTTACGATGTTAGGATGGTGCACCTTCCTAAGAAACTGAACCTCACGTAGTTGTAAACACTCCTCCCAGTTAGAGAAACGTTGCTTCATCTTTTTAACGGCAACAACTTCTCCTGTGCTGGTGTTTTGGGCCTTACTCACGACACCGAACGAACCGTCACCTAGCTGACCCAATATCGTATACCGATTCATCTCCTCCGCACTTTCGTAAAGCAGATAACCGAAAGAAGTTTATCACTCACCTATTACTGCCCTGTATGAAGTTTTATCTCTATTAAAATATGTGttacctttccttccccccttgGGTATCTCTGACAGTGGGGGCCACCTTTTCGTATTTCCCTCTCCTACCTCCGATAGTATACGGACCAGCGTATACGAGTTGGAGAATGTCACTAACTTAATGCGTATATTATATAAtaaccaaacacaaaatcACTCTGtcaagttaaaaaaaaaaattagaaaggaagaggagggaaaagtcAACATGTGTAACAGGGATTTGGAAGGCAGGACAGATAACACAAAAACATGAATACGTCTCCAGGAAACCTTGACAAACGTACCCCGTGCTGCGAGGAAGTAACCACGCCAGCTTCAGTGTTGTGAAttcaaatagaaaaaaagtaaattaggagggacaaaaaaacatccCCTACCCCTGCCggctcccctttcccctacCTTCACAATCGCGCATGCAAATATCACTCCTGATCGTCGCCACCCTTCCCGTAACATCATACATTTCACTCGCAACAATGATAACTTGTAAATAACGGAATAACATGCAGGAACATCGAAACAGAGCGTGATAGGCGCATGAACATAGTCGTAAAACGAGTTGGATATTCACTTCTTCGGCTGGGGTTTCGCGGATCCAAACGGTTGTCCGGCCTTCACTCCGCGGAGATGGATTCCAAACGCCCGTTCCATCTTCACAAGGACGCGCTCCTCAGGCACAGCCTTACCGTTTTCGTACTCAGTCACCACACCCACTCGCTCAGCGATTTGTTGTGCGAGCATCTGTTGGGTCCATCCTTTCGCTTGGCGTGCCTTCTGGATTGCTAGGCGAAGTCCATTGTCCACACGCTTCACCTTCAGTGTCTCGGTATCCTCATCCAACCGTTTTGCGTTTGCACCTGGTCCTCCTTTCTGCACGTTGGAGCGGAAATGCTCCTTCTTGATTACCTCCACATTGCCACCCCTCTGCAGTGCTCGGTTCGCCTCCGCTTCACTTACACGAGTCGGCCTCTGCTGAGTGTTTTTCCTGTTGTGGATGTTAAACACTTGCGGCTCCCAGTCCTGGCCCGTCATGATTTGACCGCGAGCCATCTTTTAGCTTAACACTATAATTAAGAAAGACCCCTTCACTTTTCTAATTAGTGCTGCGTATTTTaaaagcgaaaaaattaaaaattaaaGAGGTTAAAGATGTGGCAGGGACGGTAACTGACGacgagacaaaaaaaagaaaaaaaaagactcgCACAGCTACTGCACCCACGAAACCTTTAAAAAACATTCGTAAACAGAGCGTTAAACGCCACACGCACTAACGTAGGGCAGCATACATCAATTGCTAATTATCATTTAAGTgaacgacaaaaaacaatgaatCGCTAAAACATTATCCCCCATAAATCGGgagtaacaaataaaaaccaGCAACGGCACATTCTATTCCTAACATTCAACAATAGTGTCCATGCATACACTTCAAACTGCAAGACTACTACTTACCTACGCTAAAGAATTAAAACAAACGTCACCGTGCTAACAGAAATTAATATGCATCAAAGCCACTTCCACAGTTTGCGCTCGTTGCCGCTCATGATAATCGTGACCTTCTTGGCCTTtgccctattttttttctcttaaaacaaacatatatctCATCAAAGGCAGGTTCCCCCGCGCGCACTGCGTCCGTGATCCCGCACCCTACTGAAAACAGAAGATGACGGTACAACGTACCTCAATGAAATCACTAATTCGATCTGCGCCACTCCACATAAATGGGTTTCAGCGCATCCACGCCGGAAAGTACACCAGCGCCAGCGATACCGCGTAGGATGTTTGCACCAGCGCCTCGCATCAGGGACGCAGCTCCCTCCTGTTTAATCACCTGCAACATACAATCCATCGAGTTCTTGTACTTCACAGCAGCACCTGATGTCATCATCATGCGCCGGCGAACGGTGTCCAACGGGTA
The genomic region above belongs to Trypanosoma brucei brucei TREU927 chromosome 10, whole genome shotgun sequence and contains:
- a CDS encoding protein kinase, putative (curated by M. Parsons, P. Ward, J. Mottram) — translated: MNRYTILGQLGDGSFGVVSKAQNTSTGEVVAVKKMKQRFSNWEECLQLREVQFLRKVHHPNIVKLREVVRENNELFLIFEYMEMNLFGIQRMRSEQMGGVQSIFNDREIRSIMCQTLLAVQAMHKNGFMHRDLKPENLLTKGDVVKVADFGLAKEIRSRPPFTEYVSTRWYRAPEIILRSTHYNSPVDIWACGVIFAELYLNRPLFPGSSGNDQLFKICSILGAPTTAEWDEGYQLLRRLNMRFPTVAPTPLRQLLAGAPPNAIDLMEQMLKFNPSDRLTATQCLRHPYFTGTGSAAEAGGTATAMYAGIATGQPHNPFHAAGAARRLSVSTTSFGGCEGASSAATLGRDRASSSTTLFFGGGPPGSDSAGSQLPPKPGLDDEAFNF
- a CDS encoding protein kinase, putative (curated by M. Parsons, P. Ward, J. Mottram), whose product is MPAGMCSVDVAELNQITMGKKLGSGSFGSVYAGILPSGQFVAVKELELAEDSPTNTEVEVHKKLVHENVIRYLHSRIDNESTPKRLYLYLEFVTGGSVSSLMKTLPNGHLPYPVVRVYSRQMFSGLEYLHRNKVAHRDIKGDNLLISMDTGIAKLADFDQAKVMTTYGTLRQAATSTLAGTPYWMAPEVITDENGYDPFKADIWSAGCTVAEMITGRAPWTPMANVMHIMNKLAMSTGWPDAIPKDPNALGSQEAYDFLDLCFRRTVAERPDAATLLQHPFLKV
- a CDS encoding aminopeptidase, putative (curated by J. Mottram), which encodes MSRPEGEEGKIEEWEDVDEQAEEEEEDTTINNSDVVMRYKKAAVWCNETLQVLLDAIVPGAKVYDLCKLGDETIAKKLRTMFRGTEKGIAFPTCISLNNCVAHNCPSPGDDAASQVVQLGDVVHVDLGIHIDGYCAQVAHTVQVTENKELGSDEKAAKVITAAYKILNTAVRKMRPGTNVYEVTEVIEKAAAHYGVTPAEGVLSHMLKRYIVDSFRCIPQKKVAEHLVHDYTLEAGQVWTLDIVMSSGKGKLKERDLRPSVFKVALDSKYTMKMESARELQREIESKYGTFPFAFRNLETKKARLGLSEMVKHSAVVPYPVLYEKDGEVVGHFKVTLLVTAKKIEVVTGLKMQKAPELPPYTDELLLTTSKLPFSLEKKRKE